In the genome of Deinococcus deserti VCD115, one region contains:
- a CDS encoding DcrB-related protein has product MPRHALLAALLTSWSAAAAYTDATNGFSVTPPATWKKTAHPGTVLVYVAPQPVQQFTPNVYVVVQNLPTGMTQAQYHQLSMAQIPKVFPEGKIVSHRPVTLSGQKANELVYTGRQGEYLLHFMATYVVKGNKAYLITFTTVKGQEVALKTPRATFLQTFKFTR; this is encoded by the coding sequence ATGCCCCGTCACGCTCTGCTTGCTGCGCTGCTCACCAGCTGGAGCGCCGCCGCTGCCTACACCGATGCCACGAACGGATTCAGCGTCACGCCACCGGCCACGTGGAAAAAGACTGCTCATCCCGGAACGGTCCTGGTATACGTTGCGCCGCAGCCTGTGCAGCAATTCACCCCAAATGTGTACGTAGTGGTACAGAACCTTCCCACGGGCATGACGCAGGCGCAGTATCACCAGCTCAGCATGGCCCAGATTCCCAAAGTGTTCCCTGAGGGCAAGATTGTCAGCCACCGTCCAGTGACACTGAGCGGCCAGAAAGCAAATGAACTGGTGTATACCGGACGGCAGGGGGAGTACCTGCTGCATTTCATGGCGACCTACGTGGTCAAGGGAAACAAGGCTTACCTGATCACCTTCACGACGGTCAAGGGACAGGAGGTTGCACTGAAAACCCCCCGGGCAACGTTCCTGCAGACCTTTAAATTCACGCGGTAG
- a CDS encoding cytochrome P450, whose amino-acid sequence MADPAFVADPYPLLTELRESSPVFYDRGMNRVVLTRHADISALLRDRRFGRSALHRYSRDELGWPPADPRQANFDAFNSNHLLDSEPPKHTRLRSLVQLAFTPKRVERLQGRIEDILAAQLEGLRPGSSFDLVERYAEPLPVIVIAELLGVPEEARGHLRPWSAAIVKLYEPGVSPQAQAEAEQAVLDFSALLRELVALRRTRPQDDLITALVQAEEGGDRLTEQELIDTCILLLNAGHEASVNGLSAGVLALLRQPEHWQALVEAAPREDSLPLFRLAIEELLRYDTPLPMFERIALEKMQLFGTDLRPGDRVALLYASGNRDPRRFERPNELVLSRDPNPHLTFGLGIHYCLGAPLARLELALSLRALCRAMPDLRLNDPDGSAHYTGGFVIRGLARLDVRSG is encoded by the coding sequence TTGGCAGACCCGGCTTTCGTGGCTGATCCCTATCCCCTGCTGACTGAACTGCGGGAGTCGTCCCCTGTCTTTTATGACCGGGGCATGAACCGGGTGGTGCTGACCCGCCATGCCGACATCAGTGCCCTGCTGCGCGACCGCAGATTCGGACGCAGCGCCCTGCACCGTTATTCCCGTGATGAACTGGGGTGGCCTCCAGCCGACCCGCGGCAGGCCAACTTCGACGCTTTCAACAGCAACCATCTGCTCGACAGCGAGCCGCCCAAGCACACCCGCCTGCGCTCTCTGGTGCAGCTGGCCTTCACACCAAAGCGGGTTGAGCGCCTGCAGGGCCGCATCGAGGACATTCTGGCTGCGCAGCTTGAGGGTCTGCGGCCCGGGAGTTCCTTCGATCTGGTCGAGCGCTACGCGGAGCCTCTTCCGGTGATCGTGATTGCTGAACTGCTCGGCGTGCCTGAGGAAGCGCGGGGGCACCTGCGGCCCTGGTCGGCCGCGATCGTGAAACTCTACGAACCTGGAGTGTCGCCCCAGGCCCAGGCCGAAGCCGAGCAGGCGGTGCTGGACTTCAGTGCCCTGCTGCGCGAACTGGTGGCTCTGCGCCGCACACGTCCACAGGACGACCTGATTACCGCCCTCGTTCAGGCCGAGGAAGGCGGCGACCGCCTGACTGAGCAGGAGCTGATCGACACCTGCATTCTGCTGCTGAACGCTGGTCATGAGGCCAGTGTCAATGGCCTGTCAGCGGGCGTGCTGGCCCTGCTGCGCCAGCCGGAGCACTGGCAAGCCCTGGTAGAGGCCGCACCACGCGAAGACAGCCTGCCGCTGTTCCGCCTTGCCATTGAAGAGCTGCTGCGCTATGACACGCCGCTGCCCATGTTCGAGCGAATCGCGCTGGAGAAGATGCAGCTTTTCGGCACGGATCTCCGGCCCGGTGACCGTGTGGCTCTGCTGTATGCCAGTGGCAACCGTGACCCCCGCCGGTTTGAACGTCCCAACGAGCTGGTCCTGAGCCGTGACCCCAATCCCCATCTGACCTTTGGCCTGGGCATTCACTATTGCCTGGGTGCCCCCCTGGCCCGGCTAGAGCTGGCCCTGAGCCTGCGGGCCCTGTGCCGCGCCATGCCGGATCTGCGGCTCAACGACCCGGACGGATCAGCGCACTACACCGGTGGCTTTGTTATCCGGGGGCTGGCGCGGCTGGACGTACGGAGCGGGTAA
- a CDS encoding YggS family pyridoxal phosphate enzyme, which produces MSLPEVLAAIRQAEAASGREPGSARLVAVTKGQDFLSIERSVLKYGAFPLGEGRAQELRDKAAARPDLEWHFLGPLQRNKVKYLRPVTLVHSLEEIWQAEAIAQAAQSWGRAPDVLIQVHNGEVQKHGVDPEKLPGFYSSVRETGLTVRGLMVMAPEADEAQVRRVFEDTARRAHDLGLSELSMGMSGDYPLAVQAGSTLVRVGRSLFT; this is translated from the coding sequence GTGAGCCTGCCAGAGGTGCTTGCGGCTATCCGGCAGGCTGAGGCCGCCTCTGGCCGCGAGCCAGGAAGTGCCCGGCTGGTGGCGGTGACCAAGGGACAGGACTTTCTCAGCATTGAACGCTCGGTCCTGAAATACGGCGCCTTCCCCCTGGGTGAGGGCCGGGCTCAGGAACTGCGTGACAAGGCAGCGGCACGCCCGGACCTGGAATGGCACTTTCTGGGTCCCCTGCAGCGCAACAAGGTCAAGTATCTGCGCCCCGTGACGCTGGTGCATAGCCTGGAAGAAATCTGGCAGGCCGAAGCCATTGCCCAGGCGGCGCAGAGCTGGGGCCGGGCCCCCGACGTCCTGATTCAGGTGCACAATGGCGAAGTGCAGAAACATGGCGTAGACCCGGAGAAGTTACCTGGGTTTTATAGCAGTGTCCGTGAAACCGGCCTGACGGTCCGCGGTCTGATGGTCATGGCGCCCGAGGCCGATGAAGCGCAGGTCCGGCGAGTCTTCGAGGATACGGCGCGCCGCGCGCATGACCTGGGCCTGAGTGAACTCAGCATGGGCATGAGCGGCGATTACCCACTGGCCGTACAAGCGGGGTCCACCCTGGTCCGGGTGGGAAGGAGTCTGTTTACATGA
- a CDS encoding DivIVA domain-containing protein has protein sequence MKLSPLDIRHQDFPSRLGGYDRNSVRAFLAQIADQFEDMLQAEHAQSEHLLNLERQIEEQRQAEDEIRRAVVSAERIGHELRENAVRESDLLIAQATTQRESLLREAEARNVELEAQYGARMAALEGAFRTRFAELETQHHQLVLERERIQAERLASLERTYLERHAELTSRLTAARQEYAHFLSGYRALMASFTELSAHHVLPEGALLPNDALPPSPAPDGPVPSGVLPGELTRMMNAAMLPPGVTDRHHLGTQNRIDSDAAPRLDEPTLGTPAEDTTSDGIRVKSQQFL, from the coding sequence ATGAAACTGAGCCCTCTCGATATCCGCCATCAGGATTTTCCCTCCCGGCTGGGCGGCTATGACCGCAACAGCGTGCGTGCCTTTCTGGCCCAGATCGCCGATCAGTTCGAGGACATGCTGCAGGCTGAACACGCCCAGAGCGAGCATCTGCTGAATCTCGAACGCCAGATCGAAGAGCAGCGCCAGGCTGAAGACGAGATCCGCCGCGCCGTGGTGTCAGCCGAGCGAATCGGGCATGAGCTGCGCGAGAACGCCGTGCGGGAAAGTGACCTGCTGATCGCCCAGGCCACCACCCAGCGTGAAAGCCTGCTGCGCGAGGCCGAAGCCCGTAACGTGGAACTTGAAGCCCAGTACGGCGCCCGCATGGCCGCCTTGGAGGGCGCCTTCCGCACCCGATTTGCCGAACTGGAAACCCAGCACCATCAGCTGGTTCTGGAACGGGAGCGCATTCAGGCCGAGCGCCTCGCCTCACTGGAACGCACCTACCTGGAACGCCACGCCGAACTGACCAGCCGCCTCACGGCCGCCCGCCAGGAATATGCCCATTTCCTCAGTGGCTACCGCGCACTGATGGCCTCGTTTACCGAGCTGTCTGCCCATCATGTCCTTCCGGAAGGCGCCCTGCTGCCCAACGATGCCCTGCCCCCTTCCCCAGCGCCTGACGGGCCAGTCCCCTCCGGGGTGCTCCCCGGTGAACTGACCCGCATGATGAATGCGGCGATGCTGCCTCCAGGCGTGACAGACCGGCACCACCTGGGTACACAGAACAGAATTGACAGTGATGCTGCGCCCCGCCTGGACGAGCCCACGCTTGGCACACCAGCTGAAGACACCACATCCGATGGAATCCGGGTCAAAAGCCAGCAATTCCTATGA
- the nspC gene encoding carboxynorspermidine decarboxylase, with protein MTDFDLPPVTPVEAVNWADIPSPAFVLDESRLRRNLSLISQVQRESGAQIIVAFKGFAMWSAFPLLREYGITGATASSLNEAILARQEMQGEVHVYAPAYSDEDFPRILELADHLVFNSFGQWERFRPQVQAAREQGRVLHVGIRVNHEYGEVETDLYNPAGPFSRLGVTRREFREDLLDGVDGLHFHSLCENDSTTLERTLVAFEEKFGEFLGRMKWVNFGGGHLMTRAGYDIPRLIRVIRDFKARHDVHVILEPGSAFGWQTGWLVSSVLDVVHNVKDAAVLDVSVSAHMPDVLEMPYRPRILGAGDPPEQGQHRSDDGTAVAAGHPYIIGGTTCLAGDVIGEYIFPQPLQVGDRVVFDDMIHYTMVKTTFFNGVKHPDIGILRPDGRYDRIKTFGYEEFKAKLS; from the coding sequence GTGACTGATTTTGACCTTCCCCCTGTAACCCCTGTAGAAGCGGTGAACTGGGCGGACATCCCCAGTCCGGCTTTCGTGCTGGATGAATCGAGGCTGCGCAGGAATCTCTCGCTGATCTCGCAGGTGCAGCGTGAAAGCGGCGCCCAGATCATCGTGGCGTTCAAGGGCTTTGCGATGTGGAGTGCCTTTCCGCTGCTGCGTGAATACGGCATCACAGGCGCTACCGCCAGCAGCCTCAACGAGGCGATCCTGGCCCGTCAGGAGATGCAGGGCGAAGTCCATGTGTACGCCCCGGCGTACAGCGACGAGGATTTCCCCCGGATTCTGGAACTGGCGGACCACCTGGTGTTCAACTCCTTCGGGCAGTGGGAACGGTTCCGCCCTCAGGTGCAGGCGGCCCGGGAGCAGGGCCGCGTCCTGCATGTCGGTATCCGTGTCAATCACGAATACGGCGAAGTAGAAACGGACCTGTACAATCCCGCCGGCCCGTTTTCCCGCCTGGGGGTAACGCGCCGCGAGTTCCGCGAGGACCTGCTTGACGGCGTGGACGGCCTGCATTTTCACAGCCTGTGCGAGAACGACTCGACCACCCTGGAACGGACGCTGGTTGCCTTCGAGGAAAAGTTCGGGGAGTTCCTGGGGCGCATGAAGTGGGTCAACTTCGGCGGGGGCCACCTGATGACGCGGGCCGGGTACGACATCCCACGCCTGATTCGCGTGATCCGTGACTTCAAGGCCCGGCACGACGTTCACGTGATCCTGGAGCCCGGCAGTGCGTTTGGATGGCAGACTGGCTGGCTGGTCAGCAGCGTCCTTGACGTTGTACACAATGTCAAGGACGCTGCGGTACTGGACGTTTCCGTGTCAGCGCACATGCCCGACGTGCTGGAAATGCCCTACCGCCCACGCATCCTGGGTGCCGGCGATCCGCCGGAGCAGGGGCAGCATCGCTCGGACGACGGCACCGCTGTAGCAGCCGGGCACCCCTACATCATCGGGGGCACGACCTGTCTGGCCGGGGACGTTATCGGTGAGTACATCTTCCCGCAGCCCCTGCAGGTCGGGGACCGCGTGGTCTTTGACGACATGATTCACTACACCATGGTCAAGACGACGTTCTTCAACGGCGTCAAACATCCGGACATCGGCATCCTCCGCCCCGACGGCCGCTACGACCGCATCAAAACCTTCGGCTACGAGGAGTTCAAGGCCAAACTCAGCTGA
- a CDS encoding outer membrane protein assembly factor: MTLAVTVLMAAPAVAQTAGTVQDITIVGTSELLANFLRATLTVQQGAPLSSVNVRQVEQEVIASGYFKTAVAELRTVGGRDVLVVTVTPNPTISRVEASGLTFLPAEGFKKSIGELLNVAPGATLNTQRIEQAKEALAQNYQSEGYPFQPSISSEVKTNPDGTVTINFVVDEAAKISRVEVSGVTLLPQSTVTGIFKPLYDARKFTPEAFFQAVEALQQAYNAAGILQAGVDSRNTTLENGVLKVRVIEGKVADIDLSDLGSPQPTVTLQTQLGQPLNLERLRADVRTLSNQTGKPVGFAIQPNPQDPSRVTVLFGAADIATGPVRSINVRGNTLVPTATLLAAVKTKVGDTYSPQLAQDDFLALRDAYRKAGYEISTRDAITFQEGALTFNVREVKLVGYELQWQGKHSTRDRVILRELPAPGGAYNQKTIQEALGRIGRLGFVRPVGATVRSDPKNPENVTYVLTLAETSSGIPVNLALSYDSLAGGLGGEAGYSNPNVFGLGHNFSLNAGAQQNEARQNFVGNASYTIPWLDLDFLDFRKTPTSLSFNVGSNVAGNNPVVQPGNTKDTDPANDKASDTGYDYTVRTTGFSVNAGRNLSQYLRASVGVGVSQRTYFLEPVQKADKPAEGVTPEAAATLVPDQSLTTNLTGSLNYDSTDSGEFPTRGIRAGLSSTYSFGRSGETPLGWTDVQSGASTYYGFGRITEKSAGATSRQQVFAVRANAGTTFGNFPEGTGYAVGGGSSPLAARQIRGLADGELFGTNYFTTSAEYRYDFGLNVGVAQGLYGVVFADAGSAWGTTNNPNFDLKYGVGAGVQLDLGFGGARLPSLRFDYGFSPQNGTGKFYFRLGNFW, translated from the coding sequence ATGACCCTTGCTGTAACCGTCTTGATGGCTGCGCCCGCTGTGGCCCAGACGGCCGGAACTGTGCAGGACATCACCATCGTCGGTACCAGTGAGTTGCTCGCCAACTTCCTGCGGGCCACCCTGACCGTTCAGCAAGGCGCCCCTCTGTCCAGTGTCAATGTCCGGCAGGTGGAGCAGGAAGTTATTGCCAGCGGATACTTCAAGACGGCTGTGGCTGAACTGCGCACCGTTGGTGGCCGGGACGTCCTGGTCGTGACGGTGACCCCCAACCCCACCATTTCCAGGGTGGAGGCAAGCGGCCTGACCTTCCTGCCTGCAGAAGGCTTCAAGAAATCGATCGGTGAGCTGCTGAACGTCGCTCCGGGCGCCACGCTGAATACCCAGCGCATCGAGCAGGCCAAAGAAGCTCTGGCACAGAACTACCAGTCCGAGGGCTACCCCTTCCAGCCCAGCATCAGCAGTGAGGTCAAGACCAACCCGGACGGCACTGTTACCATAAATTTCGTGGTCGATGAGGCCGCCAAGATCAGCCGCGTGGAAGTCAGCGGTGTGACCCTGCTGCCGCAGAGCACAGTCACGGGAATTTTCAAGCCGCTGTACGACGCCAGGAAGTTCACGCCGGAGGCCTTCTTTCAGGCCGTCGAGGCGCTGCAGCAGGCCTACAACGCCGCCGGTATCCTGCAGGCGGGGGTAGACAGCCGCAACACAACGCTGGAAAACGGTGTCCTGAAAGTTCGCGTGATCGAGGGCAAAGTTGCAGACATCGACCTCAGCGATCTGGGGAGCCCCCAGCCCACGGTGACGCTGCAGACCCAGCTGGGCCAGCCACTGAATCTCGAGCGCCTGCGTGCCGATGTGCGCACGCTGTCCAACCAGACCGGCAAGCCGGTGGGCTTTGCGATTCAGCCCAACCCTCAGGACCCTTCTCGGGTCACGGTGCTGTTCGGCGCCGCTGACATCGCCACGGGTCCTGTACGCAGCATCAACGTGCGCGGCAACACCCTGGTGCCCACCGCCACGCTGCTCGCGGCAGTCAAGACCAAGGTGGGAGACACCTACAGCCCTCAGCTGGCGCAGGATGACTTCCTTGCCCTTCGCGATGCCTACCGCAAGGCTGGCTATGAAATCAGCACCCGCGACGCCATCACCTTCCAGGAAGGCGCCCTGACCTTCAATGTCCGCGAAGTCAAACTGGTCGGCTACGAGCTGCAGTGGCAGGGCAAGCACTCTACCCGCGACCGCGTGATTCTGAGGGAACTGCCTGCTCCTGGCGGCGCCTACAATCAGAAGACCATTCAGGAGGCGCTGGGCCGCATCGGCCGACTGGGCTTCGTGCGTCCGGTGGGCGCTACGGTCAGGAGTGATCCCAAGAATCCCGAGAACGTCACCTATGTCCTTACCCTGGCCGAAACCTCCAGCGGCATTCCGGTCAACCTGGCCCTGTCATACGACAGTCTGGCCGGCGGCCTGGGCGGCGAGGCCGGCTACAGCAACCCCAACGTGTTCGGTCTGGGCCACAACTTCAGCCTCAATGCCGGGGCACAGCAGAACGAAGCCCGGCAGAACTTCGTGGGCAATGCCAGCTACACCATTCCCTGGCTGGATCTGGATTTCCTGGATTTCCGCAAGACGCCCACCAGCCTGAGCTTCAATGTGGGCAGCAACGTCGCCGGAAATAACCCGGTGGTGCAGCCCGGCAACACCAAAGACACCGATCCGGCCAACGACAAGGCTTCCGACACCGGCTACGACTACACCGTGCGAACCACCGGCTTCAGTGTCAACGCCGGGCGTAACCTGTCGCAGTACCTGCGCGCCAGTGTGGGCGTCGGGGTGTCTCAGCGGACCTACTTCCTGGAGCCGGTTCAGAAGGCGGACAAGCCTGCCGAGGGGGTCACCCCCGAGGCGGCAGCCACACTGGTGCCCGACCAGTCACTGACCACCAACCTGACAGGCAGCCTCAACTACGACAGCACCGACAGCGGAGAATTTCCTACCCGTGGCATACGCGCCGGACTGAGCTCCACCTACTCCTTTGGCCGCAGCGGTGAGACGCCCCTGGGCTGGACCGACGTGCAGAGCGGTGCGAGCACCTACTACGGCTTCGGCCGCATCACGGAAAAATCTGCGGGCGCCACCAGCCGTCAGCAGGTCTTCGCGGTTCGCGCCAACGCTGGCACCACCTTCGGCAACTTCCCCGAAGGCACCGGTTACGCGGTGGGCGGCGGCAGCAGCCCTCTGGCAGCCCGTCAGATCCGCGGTCTGGCCGACGGTGAACTGTTCGGCACCAACTACTTCACCACCAGTGCCGAATACCGGTACGACTTCGGGCTGAATGTCGGGGTGGCGCAGGGTCTGTACGGCGTCGTGTTTGCAGACGCAGGCAGTGCCTGGGGGACCACCAATAACCCCAACTTTGACCTGAAGTACGGTGTGGGAGCCGGAGTGCAGCTTGATCTGGGCTTTGGCGGTGCACGCCTGCCCAGCCTGCGCTTTGACTACGGCTTCAGCCCCCAGAACGGTACCGGGAAGTTCTACTTCCGTCTGGGCAACTTCTGGTAA
- a CDS encoding Rqc2 family fibronectin-binding protein — protein MEGLMLDRVLRDLQPHLPARTLGWAFPDETTAALLIEGLGNLVLSYRPPQPVLFVSRERLRGDPRSPFQRYLAARVRGDLTVVSQLKLDRVVVLHFSGESGFVDQAPTRIVFEVTGRNANVLVLEDGEGFNGRIVMAAREITGSRNRFRTIRTGGQYSPPPPYEKLDPRTISEAEARELSGLPLGRWRERVDGLGPLLSAELARRAGLPFSAAPEEAWPQALAALRDLVADPTVSEGVMHGGAREAARTEKAEALRKALREPLEKRVTLLTNQLNDVTRAEEGLEAAAQDREEADLLMAYAHTIEPGSSVAVLPSFDGSGERPVSLEPQLSAVQNAEKRYTRARRREEVYERLAEREPVLRAELAEAHARVSQLEQAELGTLEALAAQLQQERPEKSQYGARFTTPGGFEVLVGRNNKENATLTHRVGRSMDYWFHTQGYPGSHVLVRTGGRELPLPDILYAAQLAAAHSKARGSSNVAVDYTRIKFVWRPKGAPAGQVHYTDQKTVWVDGVSPEA, from the coding sequence ATGGAAGGACTGATGCTTGACCGGGTTCTACGCGACCTGCAGCCTCACCTGCCGGCCCGGACCCTGGGCTGGGCCTTCCCGGACGAAACGACGGCCGCCCTGCTGATTGAGGGCCTGGGCAACCTGGTGCTGTCTTACCGTCCGCCGCAGCCGGTGCTGTTCGTTTCGCGTGAGCGCCTGAGGGGCGATCCGCGCAGCCCCTTTCAGCGCTATCTGGCCGCGCGGGTTCGCGGGGACCTCACGGTCGTCAGCCAGCTCAAGCTCGACCGGGTGGTGGTCCTGCACTTTTCCGGCGAAAGCGGATTTGTGGATCAGGCGCCCACCCGGATCGTTTTCGAGGTCACGGGCCGCAACGCCAACGTGCTGGTGCTTGAGGATGGCGAGGGCTTCAACGGGCGCATCGTGATGGCTGCGCGCGAGATTACCGGGAGCCGAAACCGCTTCCGCACCATCCGCACGGGCGGTCAGTACAGTCCGCCGCCGCCGTACGAGAAGCTCGACCCGCGCACCATAAGCGAGGCCGAGGCCCGGGAACTGTCGGGCCTGCCGCTGGGCCGCTGGCGTGAGCGGGTTGATGGACTGGGGCCACTCCTGAGTGCTGAACTGGCGCGGCGGGCGGGCCTTCCGTTTTCAGCGGCACCAGAGGAGGCCTGGCCACAGGCGCTGGCAGCCCTGCGGGACCTTGTGGCTGACCCTACCGTCAGTGAAGGCGTCATGCACGGCGGCGCCCGCGAGGCCGCACGCACAGAGAAGGCCGAAGCTCTGCGCAAGGCCCTGCGCGAACCATTGGAAAAGCGGGTAACACTGCTCACCAACCAGCTCAATGACGTGACCCGCGCTGAGGAGGGGCTGGAGGCCGCTGCCCAGGACCGGGAGGAGGCGGATCTGCTGATGGCGTACGCCCACACCATTGAGCCCGGCAGCAGCGTGGCTGTGCTGCCCTCCTTTGACGGCAGCGGTGAGCGGCCGGTCAGTCTGGAGCCGCAGCTCAGCGCAGTTCAGAACGCCGAGAAGCGCTACACCCGGGCCCGGCGCCGTGAGGAGGTCTACGAGCGCCTGGCCGAACGCGAGCCGGTGCTGCGTGCCGAGCTCGCCGAGGCTCACGCCCGCGTATCGCAGCTGGAACAGGCCGAGCTGGGTACCCTGGAGGCTCTGGCGGCGCAGCTGCAACAGGAACGCCCGGAGAAAAGCCAGTACGGCGCGCGCTTCACCACTCCCGGTGGGTTCGAGGTTCTGGTGGGCCGCAACAACAAGGAAAACGCCACGCTGACGCACCGGGTGGGCCGCTCGATGGACTACTGGTTTCATACCCAGGGGTACCCGGGCAGCCACGTGCTGGTGCGCACAGGGGGCCGTGAACTGCCCTTGCCGGACATCCTCTATGCCGCGCAGCTGGCTGCGGCGCACAGCAAGGCGCGCGGCAGCAGCAATGTGGCGGTGGATTACACCCGGATCAAGTTTGTCTGGCGCCCCAAGGGTGCGCCGGCTGGACAGGTCCACTACACCGATCAGAAGACGGTCTGGGTGGATGGCGTGTCTCCGGAGGCCTGA
- a CDS encoding DUF554 family protein, which yields MAASPLFCIGRMIVVRGLQYELTCDNGTYTVRSTLHGIAILALSGGYGIGVGFTVQAHHQLLQTSSELLGMPQAVVMNDTVGCEAPFG from the coding sequence GTGGCGGCAAGTCCGTTGTTCTGCATTGGCCGAATGATTGTCGTCCGAGGTTTACAGTACGAACTGACCTGTGACAACGGCACCTACACCGTGAGAAGCACACTGCACGGAATTGCGATCCTGGCATTGTCAGGGGGCTATGGCATTGGCGTGGGGTTCACTGTGCAGGCGCACCACCAACTTCTCCAGACCAGTTCTGAACTGCTGGGCATGCCTCAGGCAGTGGTCATGAATGACACTGTTGGATGCGAGGCACCTTTTGGTTGA
- a CDS encoding DUF4384 domain-containing protein, which translates to MHRNVRGILTLTSLLGLSAASAGPAKITAQSIIVNPVETKLDVQVWVNRDASGKGNPLYRKGEDLTIGLKTNQDAYVYLFNINANGVVDLFFPNNYEESNFVKAGVTRIFPTKGAKYTFTVGGPNGQDKLLALASTRELDLDDIATFAENQGFAEVRLKGQENLARALSIVVNPLPADGWTTDVATFRVGTEEKGSATGTVSQTPENSTQPVTQPQTQPRETEKEQTPTTQIQAGERRDGTIDRAMAEAYDRLKGDESLGAATTYAVPWGDGWWQKFKGIGAYGDAVLLHANGSSRSYAVHGRLLERYLAMARAENGATRPPSRLGWAAGDEKVIPRNPYGTSGLYGFFQNGALYGTEKYGTFWLQGAVLKTYQGLGGSGSFLGFPTRDQFLLNGGWAADFEGGTIRTIGGVPKIYRK; encoded by the coding sequence ATGCATAGGAACGTTCGAGGCATCCTGACCCTGACCAGCCTGCTTGGCCTGAGTGCCGCAAGCGCAGGGCCAGCCAAGATTACTGCCCAAAGCATCATCGTTAATCCGGTCGAGACCAAGCTGGACGTTCAGGTGTGGGTTAACCGGGACGCGAGCGGAAAAGGGAATCCCCTGTACCGTAAAGGCGAGGACCTCACTATCGGCCTGAAAACCAATCAGGACGCCTATGTGTACCTGTTCAACATCAACGCGAACGGCGTAGTGGACCTGTTTTTCCCCAACAACTATGAGGAAAGCAACTTCGTGAAGGCGGGTGTGACCCGGATCTTTCCTACGAAGGGCGCCAAGTACACCTTCACTGTCGGTGGCCCGAACGGACAGGACAAACTCCTGGCTCTGGCCAGCACCCGTGAACTTGACCTGGATGACATCGCCACCTTTGCTGAAAACCAGGGCTTTGCCGAAGTGCGTCTGAAAGGGCAGGAGAACCTGGCCAGGGCGCTGAGCATTGTGGTCAACCCCTTGCCAGCCGACGGCTGGACCACCGACGTAGCGACGTTCCGTGTAGGCACCGAAGAGAAAGGAAGTGCTACAGGTACGGTCTCGCAGACTCCCGAGAACTCCACACAGCCTGTAACCCAGCCTCAGACCCAGCCCCGGGAAACTGAAAAGGAACAGACACCGACCACGCAGATCCAGGCAGGTGAACGCCGGGACGGTACCATCGACCGGGCCATGGCGGAAGCCTATGACCGCCTGAAGGGTGACGAGTCCCTGGGTGCTGCCACCACCTACGCTGTTCCCTGGGGTGACGGCTGGTGGCAGAAGTTCAAAGGGATCGGCGCCTACGGTGACGCTGTGCTTCTGCACGCCAATGGCAGCAGCCGCTCCTACGCTGTACACGGCCGCCTGCTCGAACGTTATCTGGCTATGGCGCGCGCTGAGAACGGCGCCACGCGTCCACCGAGCCGTCTGGGCTGGGCTGCCGGCGACGAAAAGGTCATCCCACGTAACCCTTACGGCACCAGTGGACTGTACGGCTTCTTCCAGAATGGCGCGTTGTACGGCACCGAGAAGTACGGCACCTTCTGGCTCCAGGGCGCAGTACTCAAAACTTACCAGGGCCTGGGTGGGTCCGGCAGTTTCCTGGGCTTCCCGACCCGCGACCAGTTCCTGCTGAACGGCGGCTGGGCAGCAGACTTCGAGGGCGGCACCATCCGCACTATCGGTGGCGTGCCCAAGATCTACCGCAAGTAA
- the panD gene encoding aspartate 1-decarboxylase, with amino-acid sequence MERIMFRAKIHRATVTQADLDYVGSVTIDQDLLDAADILVNEKVDIWNITNGNRLHTYALSGPRGSGVIGINGAAAHLMRPGDMVIIAAFGNFTEEEARVLEPKVVLVDARNRLLELEPA; translated from the coding sequence GTGGAACGCATCATGTTCAGGGCCAAGATTCACCGCGCAACCGTGACCCAGGCGGACCTGGATTACGTCGGCAGTGTGACCATCGACCAGGACCTGCTGGATGCCGCTGACATCCTGGTAAATGAAAAGGTCGATATCTGGAACATCACCAATGGCAACCGGCTGCATACCTATGCGCTGAGCGGCCCACGCGGCAGCGGTGTGATCGGCATCAACGGCGCCGCAGCTCACCTGATGCGACCTGGCGACATGGTGATCATCGCCGCGTTCGGAAACTTTACCGAGGAAGAAGCCCGTGTGCTGGAGCCCAAAGTGGTGCTGGTGGACGCCAGGAACCGGTTGCTGGAACTGGAGCCGGCCTGA
- a CDS encoding helix-turn-helix domain-containing protein: MTLSDQFQNLPKLLKVSEVADFTGTHERTVRRWIRDGRLGAVEHPSGLRVPRRALWRFLGLDMALSA, translated from the coding sequence ATGACCCTATCCGATCAGTTCCAGAATCTGCCCAAACTCCTGAAAGTCAGCGAGGTTGCCGATTTTACCGGCACTCACGAACGTACGGTCCGGCGCTGGATCCGGGATGGACGGCTGGGCGCTGTCGAGCATCCAAGCGGTCTGCGGGTACCGCGCCGCGCGCTCTGGCGTTTTCTGGGGCTGGATATGGCCCTGAGCGCCTGA